One Setaria italica strain Yugu1 chromosome II, Setaria_italica_v2.0, whole genome shotgun sequence DNA segment encodes these proteins:
- the LOC111255665 gene encoding uncharacterized protein LOC111255665, producing the protein MEFMLGEIASSVEATVFVRVTDGSWPDGFRGQFAARTSSIGQEKVILLDFGDGNVTVNADGIMKLSRHVVSVDVSGKLKVSFKAWQDGCKVVEGEVVFTPAKAGRSYGTLRFGSCRMEVLVAWSLISREPEPDYLM; encoded by the coding sequence ATGGAGTTTATGTTGGGAGAGATAGCTTCATCTGTGGAGGCCACAGTATTTGTTCGAGTCACCGATGGGTCATGGCCAGATGGTTTTCGTGGTCAATTTGCTGCTCGTACCTCCAGTATTGGTCAAGAGAAGGTCATCCTTCTCGATTTTGGAGATGGCAACGTGACTGTTAACGCTGATGGCATTATGAAGCTCTCTCGTCATGTTGTTTCTGTTGATGTTAGTGGGAAGCTGAAAGTTTCTTTCAAGGCATGGCAAGATGGTTGCAAGGTTGTGGAAGGAGAGGTGGTGTTCACGCCTGCGAAAGCAGGTAGAAGTTATGGTACTCTTCGCTTTGGATCCTGTAGAATGGAAGTTCTTGTCGCTTGGTCGCTCATTTCGCGTGAGCCTGAACCTGACTACTTGATGTAA
- the LOC101771565 gene encoding vacuolar protein sorting-associated protein 27 isoform X1, whose product MPFLTAVTLSLPVSQVPQSIGSPRHLRVRSAKRGEQEQLGTRSAAASGAEPMETPPPFQESANCDVCRCTFSTFRRRHHCRSCGKTLCHEHSSYHMALPQYGIYTDVRVCYNCFNKKSSSQGRAGNAGSAGSISGAADSFSGLSLGKEDASSPMKNLTVQSMAPVIECKCGMPLCICEAPKPEPAPVKQNISTVPSSTTQSNPKPKKPASSQQKASATSSSNSSPFLNIGLMSNDSNDKGLSDYEVTGEGLREAIKSGDVKGVKKLLSQGVDSNYCDKQGFTLLHLAALFNQTEIALILMDHGANVQSKNGQGETPLDCAPAMLQYKMRQRMEELAASQRPT is encoded by the exons ATGCCGTTCCTCACCGCTGTGACCCTGTCCCTCCCGGTCTCGCAAGTTCCTCAATCCATCGGCTCTCCCCGTCACCTGCGCGTCAGATCGGCGAAGCGAGGTGAGCAGGAGCAGCTCGGAAccagatccgccgccgcatCTGGAGCGGAGCCCAtggagacgccgccgccgttccagGAGTCCGCCAACTGCGATGTCTGCCGCTGCACCTTCAGCACCTTCCGCCGCCGG CATCACTGCCGCAGCTGCGGAAAGACGCTATGTCACGAGCATTCTTCGTACCACATG GCTCTGCCGCAGTACGGGATATATACCGACGTCAGAGTCTGCTACAATTGCTTCAACAAAAAATCCTCAAG CCAAGGACGAGCTGGTAATGCCGGGTCAGCTGGGAGCATTTCTGGAGCAGCTGATTCTTTTTCAGGGCTAAGTTTGGGTAAGGAGGATGCTTCGTCGCCTATGAAGAATTTGACAGTGCAGAGCATGGCACCCGTTATTGAGTGCAAATGTGGGATGCCTTTGTGTATATGCGAAGCACCGAAACCAGAACCTGCACCTGTAAAG CAGAATATCAGCACCGTTCCCTCGTCAACCACACAGTCGAACCCAAAACCCAAGAAGCCTGCTAGCAGCCAACAGAAGGCTTCAGCTACTTCTAGCAGCAACTCAAG cCCATTCTTAAATATTGGCTTGATGAGCAACGATAGCAATGATAAGGGTCTTTCTGACTATGAAGTCACTGGGGAG GGACTGAGAGAGGCAATTAAAAGCGGGGATGTTAAGGGTGTAAAGAAACTTCTTAGCCAG GGAGTGGATTCTAACTATTGCGACAAACAAGGATTTACTTTGCTACATTTG GCTGCATTATTTAATCAGACTGAGATTGCCCTTATTCTCATGGACCATGGAGCAAATGTTCAAAGCAAAAATGGACAAG GGGAAACTCCTTTGGACTGTGCTCCGGCCATGCTGCAGTACAAAATGCGACAACGGATGGAAGAGCTCGCGGCTTCACAGAGACCCACCTGA
- the LOC101771565 gene encoding myotubularin-related protein 3 isoform X2 gives MPFLTAVTLSLPVSQVPQSIGSPRHLRVRSAKRGEQEQLGTRSAAASGAEPMETPPPFQESANCDVCRCTFSTFRRRHHCRSCGKTLCHEHSSYHMALPQYGIYTDVRVCYNCFNKKSSSQGRAGNAGSAGSISGAADSFSGLSLGKEDASSPMKNLTVQSMAPVIECKCGMPLCICEAPKPEPAPVKNISTVPSSTTQSNPKPKKPASSQQKASATSSSNSSPFLNIGLMSNDSNDKGLSDYEVTGEGLREAIKSGDVKGVKKLLSQGVDSNYCDKQGFTLLHLAALFNQTEIALILMDHGANVQSKNGQGETPLDCAPAMLQYKMRQRMEELAASQRPT, from the exons ATGCCGTTCCTCACCGCTGTGACCCTGTCCCTCCCGGTCTCGCAAGTTCCTCAATCCATCGGCTCTCCCCGTCACCTGCGCGTCAGATCGGCGAAGCGAGGTGAGCAGGAGCAGCTCGGAAccagatccgccgccgcatCTGGAGCGGAGCCCAtggagacgccgccgccgttccagGAGTCCGCCAACTGCGATGTCTGCCGCTGCACCTTCAGCACCTTCCGCCGCCGG CATCACTGCCGCAGCTGCGGAAAGACGCTATGTCACGAGCATTCTTCGTACCACATG GCTCTGCCGCAGTACGGGATATATACCGACGTCAGAGTCTGCTACAATTGCTTCAACAAAAAATCCTCAAG CCAAGGACGAGCTGGTAATGCCGGGTCAGCTGGGAGCATTTCTGGAGCAGCTGATTCTTTTTCAGGGCTAAGTTTGGGTAAGGAGGATGCTTCGTCGCCTATGAAGAATTTGACAGTGCAGAGCATGGCACCCGTTATTGAGTGCAAATGTGGGATGCCTTTGTGTATATGCGAAGCACCGAAACCAGAACCTGCACCTGTAAAG AATATCAGCACCGTTCCCTCGTCAACCACACAGTCGAACCCAAAACCCAAGAAGCCTGCTAGCAGCCAACAGAAGGCTTCAGCTACTTCTAGCAGCAACTCAAG cCCATTCTTAAATATTGGCTTGATGAGCAACGATAGCAATGATAAGGGTCTTTCTGACTATGAAGTCACTGGGGAG GGACTGAGAGAGGCAATTAAAAGCGGGGATGTTAAGGGTGTAAAGAAACTTCTTAGCCAG GGAGTGGATTCTAACTATTGCGACAAACAAGGATTTACTTTGCTACATTTG GCTGCATTATTTAATCAGACTGAGATTGCCCTTATTCTCATGGACCATGGAGCAAATGTTCAAAGCAAAAATGGACAAG GGGAAACTCCTTTGGACTGTGCTCCGGCCATGCTGCAGTACAAAATGCGACAACGGATGGAAGAGCTCGCGGCTTCACAGAGACCCACCTGA